The Polyangium mundeleinium genome contains the following window.
TTCGTTCCCGGATTGCAAACAATTCGAGATGTCGTGGCTCGCGTCCTATCCCGCGATCGCGCAGCTCGCCTGCCTCGGCACGCTCGCCGTCGAGCTCGGGTATTGCGTGTTCATCTGGCCGCAGCGCACGCGGAGGTTGTGGCTCGCGGCGATCCTTTCGCTTCACGTCGGGATCGCCGTCTTCCTCGGCCTCCACTTCTTCGGCGCCATCATGTTCGTGCTGAACTTCGCGCTCTTCGGCGTCTCCGCCGAGCCGCGCCCCGATCAGGCCGCCTTCTTCGCAGGGGCGGAGGGCGGCGCGAGCTCGACCTTGACCCAGCCCGGCATGCGCCGATCGAATGCCTTGTAGGCGTCGATCACGGAGACGAGCGGCTCCCGGTTCGTCAGGATCTTCGTGGGATCCACGACGCCGCTCGCGACGAGATCGAGCAGCTTCGGGATGAACCGGCGATGCGGGCAATTGCCCATGTTCACCGTGAGGTTGCGCGACATGGCAATGCCGATCGGGAACCATTTCATCTGCGGCGGATAGACGCCGATGATGGACAACGTCCCGGCCTTCGCGAGGGCCTCCACGGCCCAGGTGAGCGCCTGCGACGGGGCATCCCCCGGGTGCCAGTTGTCGCCGTCCTCGTTCGTCCTCGGCGCCACCTGCTCGACCATTCGATCGGCTTCTTTCTTGTCCTCGCGGCTGACCTTCGCCGGCCCCGCGTGCGGGCGGTTCGCGTCGACGCCCACGGCGTCGATCGCGCGGTCCACGCCGATCCCGTCGGTGAGGCGCTGGATCGTCTCGATCGGGTCCTCCTCGTTGTAATCGATCACCTCCGCGCCGAGCGCCCGCGCCATGTCGAGGCGCGAGGGGACGGTGTCGATCGCGAGGACCCGGTCCGCGCCGAGCATCTGCGCGCTCACGATCGCGAAGAGGCCCACGGGCCCGCAGCCGAAGACGGCCACGGTGTCGCCCGGCGTGATCTCGGCGATCTCCGCCCCGAAATACCCCGTGGGGAAGATGTCCGAGAGCAGGATCGCCTGATCGTCGCTCACGCCGTCGGGCAGCTTGACGAGGCCCACGTGCGCGAAGGGGACGCGGGCAAACTCGGCCTGGAGCCCGTCGAACGGGCCGGTCTGGATGGGCCCGCCGAAGAAGGCCGTCCCGGCCTGCTTGCCATTCGGGTTCTTGTCGCACTGCGACTGGTAGCCGGCTCGGCAATACGAGCAGGTGCCGCAGGCGATGGTCGAGGCGACGACGACGCGGTCGCCCTTCCGCAGGTTGCGCACGTCCTTGCCGAGCTCCTCGACGACCCCGACCCCCTCGTGCCCGAGGATCGTGCCCGGCTTCATCCCGGACATGGTCCCGCGGACGAAGTGCAGATCGGTCCCGCAAATCGCGCTCGCCGTCAGGCGCACGATCGCGTCCGTCGGCTCTTTGATCTTCGGCTCGCGGACGTCATCCAGCCGGATGTCGCCGACCCCGTGAAACACGACGGCTTTCATGCAGCCACCCCCTCGCCTGGGCCCTAACGCCGGCGGCCCGTGTTGCCCAGGGAAGAAACATGCCTCGGATTGCTCGGTGCGCTCTTCACCCGCGCGCTCGTTTGCTCTATGAAGGACCCATGAGCTTCGTTGCACGGTGGGTGGGTGTGGTGGCGCTCGTGGGCGCTTCTTCCGCAGGTGTGGCGCGGGCGGACGAGGGCCCGGTCCCGGACGAGGGCCCTGCCGCAGCGCCGGCCGCGGCCCCGGTCTCGGTCTCGGTCCCGGGCGCGGGCTCGGTGACCACGGGGCCCGCCGAGATTCAGCTCAAGAATGGCAGCACGATGCGCGGCACCCTCGTGAACGTCGAGCCGGGGCAACGCGTCATCGTCATCGTCGCGGGGGAGCAGAGCGTCATCCCGTGGAGCGAGATCGCCAAGATCGCGGGCGGCCCGCAGGAAGCCCCCGCCCCCGCGCCCCCGGCCGCCGCCGCGCCGGCCGCAGCCGCGCCGCTCGCGCCGGGGCAGGGCGTGCCGTTCCTCCACATCGAATCGGATTGGCCCAACGTGGAGCTCGCACGGATCGACGGCGAGGTCGGCGGCGGCTACCAGCAGCAAGCGTACGCTGGACCCAATACGATCACCAAGTTCATGTGCAGCGCGCCGTGCGACAGGCTCGTCGACGGGCGGGACGGCCATCGGTTCTTCATCAGCGCCCCCGGCATGTTCCCGACCGAGGCCTTCCGCCTCGATTCCCAGGCGGGCCACGTGACGGCGCGCGTCAAAGGCACCAGCATGGCCCGGTTCGCGTCGGGCATCCTCCTCGTGACGATGGGCGGCGTGCTCAGCCTCGGCGGCGTCATGTTCACGGCTGCGAGTTTCACCATGGACACGACCCCGAGACCCGACAACACGGATCCGATGAAGAGCGTTCGGGCCGTCCGCACGATTGGCCTCATCACGCTCGGCCTCGGCGCGGCGTCGGTCGTCGGGGGGGCCATGTTCCTGTCGGAGGGCCGCACGCGGATCGAGCTCGTCAAGGCGCAGGGCGCGAATACGGGCGTCGTGCTGGAGAATGGGGTCTTGCGGTTCTGACGGGAAGAAGAGGCTGGCGCGTGGCGGCTTGCCACCCAGGCGTACGGGCTTAGGTACGTCGGGGAGGGCATGACCATGAAGCACGTTTTTCCGATTCTCGCGCTTGGTCTCGGTCTCGTGACGGGCTTCGCGGCGGAGGCGTCGGCGCGGGATCCGGTCATCATCCAGCATCCGCCGCCGCGCGTGCCGGCGGTCAACGTGGAGCCGTTCCTCGCCGCGGGCTGCGTCCGGAGCGAGGACACGCTGGATTGCTCGGCCTCCGCCACGATCCAGCCATTCGGATGTTTCGGAAACACCCTGCGCATCGACGATGCGCTCGGCGGCCTTTCGCCGCGCGTGGCCATCGCGGAATGCAATGCGGACGCGCGCGAGGATTCGGCGGTGGGGATCGTCAACCTCGGCTGCATGTTGCCGCAGAAGCGGCGATATTTGCTGGCGACGGGCGGCGGGCACTTCGAGCTCATCGACACGGCCGCGGGGTTCGTCGACCGTTTCGCCCCGGTGACCTCGCAGGCGGAGGCGCTCGGCTTCGCGGTCGCGCTCACGACGGCGAACCCGGAGTACACGATCGAGATCAACGACGGCCGCGATTTCCTGGTGGATCGCATCGAGACGACGAACGTCCGGAAGGTCCGGGGGGGATTCCGGGTGCGGCTGTTCGACATGGAGCTTTGTGGTTGCGGGCTGCACCCGACGTCGGCGGTGGATTATTTCGTGCCGAATAGCGGGCGGGTGCGGGTCGCAGACCGGGAGCAGGTCTACCGATTCACGGGCTTCGTCTGCATCGATTGAGGGAGGCGGCGGCCCCACGCGGGCGCGTCGTGGGTGGACAAGGGCGCACCGATCGCCGATAGTTCCGGGCGGCCCATGCAGAGGACCGCCCATTTTCCTTTCATGTTCCCGCTCGTCGTGATGCTCGCTTGCGTCGCGTCGTGCAAGAAGAACGAGCCCCCGCCGCCGCAGCAAGACGCGCCGAAGGCCGCGCCGAGCGCGAGCGCGGCCTTGGCGGAGCCCGCGGGGCCGAAGGCCGTGCCCACGCTCGTCCTCGAAGAATTCGCGCCCGCGGGCAGCAGCAAGCCGGAGGCCGTCTTCGACGTCGAGGGCGCGGTCGTGGTGACGCACAAGCAACGCGTCGGCCGGATCGTGGGCGACGGCGTCGAATGGCTGAAGGAGACGATCCCGCCCGAGATTGGCGGGCCGCAGGCGACGGTCATCGACTCCGTGCAAGGCCTTTGGCCCGACGCGATCGACGTGCTCTATCGCAGCGACAGCATGCGGGCGCCGGTGCCCTCGTACATGCCGCTGACCGGAAAGGGAACCCGCAAATCCTTCGCCTGGGGCGGTGGCCCGGCCGCGATCAACGGCATCGCCCGGATCGGAGAATCGGTCCTGCTCCTGGGATGGTCGTACGCGTACGGGGACGGGATCTTTTTCTCGACCGTGCGCGGGCCCAAGCTCGATCGGAAGCAGCAGATGCCCACGGAGGCGGGGTGCAAGCCGGGAGAGGTCGAGTCCAGCGAGTTCATGCCGATCCGCCCCGCGATATGGGCGGACACGATCGCCGCCTCGAAATCGGGCGTGCTCGTCGCCGTCGGCCAGATGTGCCACACGCGGGGGCCGGCGCTGGAGGTATGGGACGAGAACGCGACGAAATCGCGGTTCATCGACGTTCGGCCTCTCGTGAAGGACATCGGCTTTTGGCCGAAGCTCCTCGGCGGCAAGGACGAGGTCTGGCTTTATTCGGGGAAAAACAATCCGATTCTCCAGCTCAAAGGCGGCGAGCTCACGGCGTTGCCCCGGACCGAGGCGCCGCCGACGCTCGCATTCGTCTCGACGAGCGGCGTCTTGCACGTGGTCGCGGGCCCCTCGCTCGCGCGATGGGAGGGCGGGACATGGGTGGAGATCGGAAAGCTCTCCTGGCCCATGATCTTCCGCTCGATGGTCCTCGACGGCGACGCGATGTGGGCGTCCGCCGAGGGCAAGGTGTACCGGGTGCGCGAGGGGAAAGGCTGGTCGTTCGCGGAGGGGTGCAAGACGCCGCTCGTGTATCTCTACGACGTGAACCCCGGAAACGCGAACAAGTTCACGTTTCCTTCGACCCGCAAGGCCCTCGCCACGTTCCCCGGCGTCGCCGACATTCGCTTGGTGGAGTTTTTCGAAGGCGGGCGGCGGCTCGGCGTCGAGGTGAAGAGCCAGGCGCAGGGAGAGGCCCTCATCTCGCACGTGAAGGCCACGATGAACGAGGAGAACCCGATCTTGATTTGCCACGCACCGGACAAGCCGCGCGTCATCGAGATCAAAGACGGGAAGTGAGGCCCATGCTTCCTCTGAAGAAACATCCGACCCGCGCGCACGCAGGCCCCGGCGAAACCGTCGCGAACACCCCCAATGGCGTGGCGGGCAAGAGCGTGTACGTGGCCGACGTCGACGATTACGAGCTCTACCGCACGATGCTGTATGGGCTGGGCGCGAAGGGCGTGACCAACAAGTTGATGGCGACGGCGGACGTCATCCTCCACGGCGCGCAGGCGGCCCCGCAGAAGGCGCGCGCGAAGTACCCATCCGCCGAGATCGTGAAGGCCTCGGCGATCCTGCCCTTGTTTCACCAGGAGATACGGTCCTTCAGCGACCTCGTTCGGGCCCTCCAGCGCCACGGTTTTACCGTGCGCAATCCGAGCGACGAGGGGGATGCGGAGTTCGACCACTTCGAGCTGCCGCTCGTGGGCGATTCGCTGCACGAGACCCTGCTGCATTGGCTCGGCAGCTCGGCGTTCATCCGGAGCTACGCGAAGAAACAGCACTTCCCCATCGACAAACGCGAGGAAGGGTACATCGATTTCCCGATCCCGGACAGCGGTGGTCTCACCTGGTATTACACGTGGAACAGCGACGCCTGGAGCCGTGTCCACGCCCTGCGCGGCGAGGGCGATTACCCGCTCGACATCAAGGGCCACCAGCTCCTGCGCGTCGAGCCGCTCTTGTGGACGCAGAGCACGGGGCTGTACTTCCACGAGTATCCGCTTCTCGACAGCATCACCGGCCTGTTCATCCAGGCGGGCGTCGACGCGCGCACCGGCAGGGTGAACGGCACGGCGATCTCCCGCGTGTGGACGTAAGACCGAAACGAGCGGTTACTGCGTCCGCACGATGATGTGGAATCCGAACGGCGACTCCACGATGCCGCTCGTCTCGCCCACGCCGAGGTTGAGCACGGCGTCCTCGAATTCGCGGACCATCGCGCCCTTCGGGAACGTGCCGAGGTCGCCCCCGCGTTGCGCGGCGCCCGGCTCGTCGCTGTATTGTGCGACGATATCGTCGAAGCGCGCCCCCGCTTGCAGCCGCTTGTGCGCGTCCTGCGCGAGCGCCAGCGCCTCGCTCCGGCTGCGCGTGATGGTCGCAGGCGCGCGTTTGGAGCCCGCATACATCACGATCAGGTGTTTTGCGCCCAGGTGCCCCGCGGGCGTCACCGCCGACGCCGCGGGCGCGGGCGGGGCCGGGGACGGGGACGGCGGCGGGCTCAGCGGCGGCGGGGACGTCGCCACGAGGGGCACGGGCTGCCGGGCGTCGGCCTTCAGCGTGCCGGAGGCAATGGGCTCGTTCGGCTTCAGGGCCCTCGTGACGATCCGCTTGAAGTTGCGAAGAGGTTGCGCGTTGCCTACGAAATAATCGTTGATGACGAAGGCCGGCGTGCCCGTGATCTTCAGGCGCTCGGCGAGCTCCAGATCGGCCTGGACCACCTTCCAATGGGTGCGCGCGTCGAGTGCTGCCGAGAGCTTCGCCACGTCGAGCCCCGCCTCGGCGGCTTTGCGCTCGATGGCCGGGCGGCTCAAGCCCTGCTCGGTTTGATCCTCCCACAGGCGCGCCGAGAAGGCCCAGAAGCCGGCCTCGCCTTTCTGCCGGAAGGCCTCGACGGAGGCCTCGGCAGCGAGCTGCGCGTGCTTGTGGAAGGAGAGGGGAAAATGCCGCCAGACGACGCGGACCTTGCCCGGGAAGGCGGCGATGAGCTCATCGATGACCGGCTGCGCGCGCTTGCTGAAAGGGCACTGAAAGTCGGCGAACATCTGAATGGTCACTGCCGCTCCGGCCGGCGCGCCTTTGGCCGGATGGTCCTTCGTGGGCGCGGGGGCGAGGATTCTCTCCACGGGCTCGGGGCCCTTTGCGTCTTTCTGGAGTGCATCATAGATGTTCGCGGCCGGCGTCCCCGCGGCGATGAGCTTTTCGGCCTTCTTGATCTCCTCGTCGATGAGGGCTTCGAACGCCTCGCGGGGCTGCGCGCCGATGAGGCGCCTGCCATTGACGAAGAAATGCGGCGTGCCCATCACCTTGAAATCGTCCGCCAGATCCAGATCGCGCTCGATGCGCGCGGCATGCGTGTGCGACGCGATTGCCTTTTTCACGCGCTTCACGTCGAGGCCGAGGGCGATCGCGAGGTTTTCGAGCTCGGGGTCCGCGAGGCGATCCTGGGTGTCGAAGAGTGCCTGGAAGGCCTTCCAGAAGGCGGCCTCTCCCTTTTGCACGCCGGCCTCGATGGCGAGCTCGGCGGCCGCCTCGGCGCGCGAATGCATGGGCAGGGGGTTGTGCTTGAACACCAGGCGCAGTTTGTCGCCGTACTTGGCTTCGAGCTCGGTGAGCGTCGCGATCGACCGCTTGCAGAAGGGGCACTGGAAATCGCCGAACATCACCATGGTCACGAGCGCGGTCGATTTGCCGCGCGCGGGCGAGCCGTCGAGCGGGATCTTCCAGGCCGTGTCCGAGTCCGACGGCGGAGGGGGAGGCGGCACGGGCGGCGGCGCGTTTTTGTAGTTTTGCTCGGAGAGCTCGGCATAGACGCGCTCGGGGGGAACGCCCTTGCGCCGGAGCGCGGCGGCCTCTTCGAGCTCGGCGTCAATGGCCTCCTGGAACTTCGTGAGGGGCTGAGCGCCGGCGAGGAAGATGCCATTGATGAACGAGGCCGGCGTCCCTCGGACGCCGACTTGCTTGGCGAACGCGAGGTCCGCGTCCACGTTCGCGGCGAAGCGCTGCTGGTCGAACGCCGCCTGGAACGCCCAAGGATCGATGCCGCTCTGGGCCGCCCAGTCGTTGAAGGAGGGGACGTCGAGGGAGCGCTGGTTCCGGAACGCGAGGGCGTGAAACTTCCAGAATGCGCTCGCGCCCCCGAGCCGCAGCACCGTCTCGGCCGCGAGGTGGGCGGGGCGCGCATTCCTGTGGAACGGGAGCGGGTTGTGTTTCCAGACGACCCGCAATTTGTCGGGACCGTACTGCTGCTGCAGGAGCGCCAGCGTGGCCATGAGCCGCGACGTGAAGGGGCACTCGAAATCGCCCCAGATGACCATCGTGACCGGGGCGAGCGGGTTTCCCCAGGCAGGGGCGTCGGGACCGACGGGGATGGCCGTCCCGGGATCGGGGAGCGCGGCCGCGCCCTCGCCCTCGTTGGCCGCCTCGGGCACGGCGAGGGGGCGGCGCCCCGGTTCGTCCTGGCTTACCGCCACCGCCGGCTGCACGGGCGGCGGGGGGGCGCAAGCGGCGAGCAAGATCAGGGCCGTCGAAACGAACGCCGCGCGGCGCCGTCCACGTGCGTGGTTCATCGAAACTCCTCCTCCATCGGGGCGCGCCGAGACTACGCCACGACGACCGGAGGGGGAAGGCCATGGTCGCGTTCAAACGAGGAGGCGGCAGCAGGAGGCGGTCGCGAGGGCGCAAGAACAGGTGACGGAAACTGCGATACGTTCTACGCTGCAATCCCAACGGGGCGCGCAGCGCCCGCCATCAAGGAGTTTCCGTGGAATTGAAAATTGCCCTCGTCGCTGGAGCCGTTGGCGCCCTCGCCGGTTGTGCCGGTGCCGCGGACGGGTCGTCTCCCAGCCAGGCGGACACCACACCCGAGCCCGACCCGGCCGCGGGCAACGCCGCCCTCATGTCGCTGAATGAGAACATGGCCCGCCTGCGCGCGCTCGCGGTCTTCGATGCCGATCATGTCATCTTTGATATGCCCGGGCATTCTTCCAATTGTTATTCGGTCTGCAAGCATCGCCAGATCGCCGCGCTCCGCGTGGACAAACTGGCCGACGTCGCCGAGTCCGCCGTGAAGACCCCCGCCCCGGACGCCTGCGCCGAGGCGACCATCGAAAAGAACCTCGCCGCGCTGAACGCGCTCCATATCGTGCACGTCGAGGGGCTGATCAAGGACGAGCCCAAGAACAGCGCCAACTGTTACCAGCCCTGCGAGCCCGTTGTTCAGGATGCCAAGGCCCTCACCTGCGAGCGCGCCGGGAAGCTCGCGAGCATCGTGAACGCGGCCAAGGATCTGTGAGGGCCCGTTTTCCCGACGTGAATGGGCGCCTCGGGCTGGGGGTCGGAATGGATCTCCCCTGGGGCGCCCCGGTCGGGTTCACGCACGATTCCGGGCGTGGGGATCACGTGACGGATCCGGTCGTGCGGTTCTTGTCGTCCCATGCCGGGGCCTTTCGGTATCTGTTCACGTCCTTCCAGCCCCGGAGTCGAAATCGCCTCGATCCCCGCGAGTACTTCGACGCCTACGACGACCTGTTTGCCCGCATTCCAGCGTTCTCTGTGCGCGCCCTCCACCAGACGACCTTCAACCTGGGCGCGCTCGAAGCCTATGATCGCGGGCGGATCCTCGATTTCACGAACGCGCTCGTCGACCGGTACCACTTCGCGTGGGTGAACGAGGATCTCGGCCTCTGGTCGCTGCACGGCAGGCCCTTGCCGTACCCGCTGCCGCCGTATCTCACGCCCGCGGGGCTCGACGCCGCCATCCGGAACACGGCCGAGGTGCAAGAGAAGCTTCTGGCGCCGCTCTTCGTGGAGTTCCCCGGAT
Protein-coding sequences here:
- a CDS encoding zinc-dependent alcohol dehydrogenase, whose amino-acid sequence is MKAVVFHGVGDIRLDDVREPKIKEPTDAIVRLTASAICGTDLHFVRGTMSGMKPGTILGHEGVGVVEELGKDVRNLRKGDRVVVASTIACGTCSYCRAGYQSQCDKNPNGKQAGTAFFGGPIQTGPFDGLQAEFARVPFAHVGLVKLPDGVSDDQAILLSDIFPTGYFGAEIAEITPGDTVAVFGCGPVGLFAIVSAQMLGADRVLAIDTVPSRLDMARALGAEVIDYNEEDPIETIQRLTDGIGVDRAIDAVGVDANRPHAGPAKVSREDKKEADRMVEQVAPRTNEDGDNWHPGDAPSQALTWAVEALAKAGTLSIIGVYPPQMKWFPIGIAMSRNLTVNMGNCPHRRFIPKLLDLVASGVVDPTKILTNREPLVSVIDAYKAFDRRMPGWVKVELAPPSAPAKKAA
- a CDS encoding thioredoxin domain-containing protein, whose protein sequence is MNHARGRRRAAFVSTALILLAACAPPPPVQPAVAVSQDEPGRRPLAVPEAANEGEGAAALPDPGTAIPVGPDAPAWGNPLAPVTMVIWGDFECPFTSRLMATLALLQQQYGPDKLRVVWKHNPLPFHRNARPAHLAAETVLRLGGASAFWKFHALAFRNQRSLDVPSFNDWAAQSGIDPWAFQAAFDQQRFAANVDADLAFAKQVGVRGTPASFINGIFLAGAQPLTKFQEAIDAELEEAAALRRKGVPPERVYAELSEQNYKNAPPPVPPPPPPSDSDTAWKIPLDGSPARGKSTALVTMVMFGDFQCPFCKRSIATLTELEAKYGDKLRLVFKHNPLPMHSRAEAAAELAIEAGVQKGEAAFWKAFQALFDTQDRLADPELENLAIALGLDVKRVKKAIASHTHAARIERDLDLADDFKVMGTPHFFVNGRRLIGAQPREAFEALIDEEIKKAEKLIAAGTPAANIYDALQKDAKGPEPVERILAPAPTKDHPAKGAPAGAAVTIQMFADFQCPFSKRAQPVIDELIAAFPGKVRVVWRHFPLSFHKHAQLAAEASVEAFRQKGEAGFWAFSARLWEDQTEQGLSRPAIERKAAEAGLDVAKLSAALDARTHWKVVQADLELAERLKITGTPAFVINDYFVGNAQPLRNFKRIVTRALKPNEPIASGTLKADARQPVPLVATSPPPLSPPPSPSPAPPAPAASAVTPAGHLGAKHLIVMYAGSKRAPATITRSRSEALALAQDAHKRLQAGARFDDIVAQYSDEPGAAQRGGDLGTFPKGAMVREFEDAVLNLGVGETSGIVESPFGFHIIVRTQ
- a CDS encoding multinuclear nonheme iron-dependent oxidase, whose protein sequence is MDLPWGAPVGFTHDSGRGDHVTDPVVRFLSSHAGAFRYLFTSFQPRSRNRLDPREYFDAYDDLFARIPAFSVRALHQTTFNLGALEAYDRGRILDFTNALVDRYHFAWVNEDLGLWSLHGRPLPYPLPPYLTPAGLDAAIRNTAEVQEKLLAPLFVEFPGFSDGTSFFMGQMHAYDFFRTVVEETRSPATLDVGHLLSYQWLLGKRGEALFGEVERLPLDHCFEIHLSGCAIDGDSFMDHHHGVLLDEQLELLRRLLPLCPNLSAITYEDPRLDAEGRLAPETVTSFERLRDAVDLWLS